DNA from Bacillus sp. 2205SS5-2:
CATTGATAAAGATTTAATCTATGAAGATGACTTAGATTTAAAAGAGATTAGTAATCACTACGCAATAGGCTTCCTCTCTTCAGATGGTGCAAAGGATACCCATTGGTATTATGGATTATATAATGACAAAGAAAGCGTTGAAAATTTTAAAGAAATGTATTCAAGAATTTTCTCAACAATAGAAGACAGTCAGAAACATTAATTGGATAACAGTGAGACTTTGTTGACATAGAGGTCATTCTATTCTTAAAAAAGGAGTTTGATCATAACGGGTTCGGTTTTGGAGTACAAATAGAGAAGAATTGTCACGAATATCCGCTTGATTTTGAAATGGTAAAGAGAAATCGGTTCATCTCGTTTCGGGGGATGAGGAAGGAGTTAGATCATTTTCCGGTGGTGGTTGGGGTTATTGAATGGGGGAGGGTTTATGGGGTATGAACTTGACTGCCGTATAGCAACTACGTCACGAATTGAAACTTGTTGGATTGAAAAAATATGATTGGTATTAAAAGGATATTTCGGGGTGGTGTCGAATTATTTAGTGCACTTAACTTTAAAGAGGTGTTTAAATGGCTGAAACTGTAAAAGTTTTTATAAGTTCTGCAGCTGATCCTAACCTAAAAATTCTTAGAGAGCAAGTGCATACAGCATTACTAAACATGGAACACTATCCTCAAATGTATGAGAAAGACTTCGGACCTTGGCCCCCACAAGAATTGGTTGGAAATTGTCTATCTCATGTAGTGAAAAGCGATGTCTTTTTATTATTTGTTTCGGGTAAAGCTGGTAATTATATTGAATCACTTAAATCAACCGTTACACATTGTGAATTTCAATCGGCCCATCAAAACAATAAGCTCATTATCTTGTTTGTCCAAAAGGATATTTATCGATTGTTCTGGTACTCTGAGGTTAATGATTGCTGAAATGGTTGAAGAACATAAAAAGAACCACCAAGGTGGGGAGCCTGATACCTATAAAGATATAGCTGAAGAAGCTTGGAACAAACATCCAGAGATATCAGATAGCATTGACTCATATGTATGGGGATTTTTATTTGATATTTATAAAAAGGGCATTACCTTGAACAATTTACCTTTGGTGTCGATACAATAATTATTATTAAAAGGTATTTTAGTGACTTATTTCGTCAAGGTAGCAAATATCTTGGGTTGAAAGATGAAATCGATGAACAAATTTCAGAGGGGCCAACTTATCGCAAACATGCAGAATTCACTTCTAAAATAATGGATTATCTTAGTGACGGAGAAATACATAATCCTAGAATGTTTGCAACGGTTTCTAAAGAAAGGTACGATCTATTCAAAACCTGGGACAATTTTTGAAAAAGTACTTGGTGAATATGAATCTTGCTCAGGTACCACATTATATAAAATGGATGACGAACAGCTCCGATTAATTGCTGTATCAGGAATGGCGAGCGAAAATAATTTTGTATATAGCTTAGGCGACTGGACTCCCTATGTAGTAAAAGCATTTATGAGTGAAAACCCTGAATTATTTTATAATGAAGAGAAAAGACAATTCTATCTTGGAATTAAAACCGGAAATTATGTTATTTGTTTTCATTATCCTGTCGATTCATTTTGGACTGAAGAGAACGTACAATTCTTTAAAGAAGACATCATGCGTAATATAATTGAGACTGAACCAGCACTATTTCGAAATTTTGCCATCAAATCACTTGGAGGGATAAAGTAATGAGTACACATGCGATTCGTAATGAAGATGAAAAAATTATTCATGTTGCCACCGGTAAAGTAAAAGTTGATGAATAGTATGTCGAGGCAAATGGTAAGGGGTTTGACGAAACGAATAAACGGCTGAAAGAAGCTTTTGGTAAAAATAACAAACGAAAAAAATAGATTCCTAAGTAGACTATAGAATAAAAAGCACTGCTGTTTGCTGTGCTTTTTTCAATGAAGCCCAATAGTCCCTTTACGCTTGAGATGACGTAACAAGTTGACTGTCCCGCTGGAATCGTTTTCTTAATCCACTGTTCTTGTTGAATAGTGAGTTAGTGGACAAAAGGGACAGGTTAACTGTCCCTCCGTTGCACCT
Protein-coding regions in this window:
- a CDS encoding DUF4062 domain-containing protein; this translates as MAETVKVFISSAADPNLKILREQVHTALLNMEHYPQMYEKDFGPWPPQELVGNCLSHVVKSDVFLLFVSGKAGNYIESLKSTVTHCEFQSAHQNNKLIILFVQKDIYRLFWYSEVNDC